From the Clostridium sp. Marseille-P299 genome, one window contains:
- a CDS encoding RNA polymerase sigma factor: MMLGSNEKKKFYAELIDSTYDKLLVYARMRVTDTSKAYDLVQDACCTAWENIDSVMNSLNPGGWLMNALKNHIHKFYDELASEKRVMDALMTDVKAETYIPDLENEITFTSILSPDEVRIIRLKEQGYKHHEIAELMVVRPGTIDSKVFRIKNKIINFLKINEN, translated from the coding sequence ATGATGTTAGGCTCAAATGAGAAGAAAAAATTTTATGCAGAGCTTATTGATTCAACATATGATAAATTACTTGTATATGCTCGTATGAGAGTAACGGATACTTCAAAAGCATATGATTTAGTTCAAGATGCATGCTGTACAGCCTGGGAGAATATTGATAGTGTTATGAATTCATTAAACCCAGGAGGCTGGCTAATGAACGCGCTAAAGAATCACATACATAAATTCTATGATGAACTAGCAAGCGAAAAAAGAGTTATGGACGCTTTAATGACTGATGTAAAGGCAGAAACATATATTCCTGATTTAGAAAACGAAATCACATTTACATCTATATTATCACCGGATGAAGTTCGTATTATTAGGCTAAAGGAACAGGGATATAAGCATCACGAGATTGCTGAATTAATGGTGGTAAGGCCAGGAACGATAGATTCTAAGGTATTTCGTATAAAAAATAAGATTATTAATTTTTTAAAAATCAATGAAAATTAA
- a CDS encoding outer membrane protein assembly factor BamB family protein: protein MKKEVTLFSANEGLGGFEQGNYDLEAKYPINTCWTRNSRFCIPDTPSLLWKTGLNNGYLGEMCEGASFVINKNNEVLVVENDNNLDGDIRTGRLLKISYKGEIKEIFHYKRTLKSPIIGKNGLIYLSTDGHSDSIGHKLFCLNSDGNLMWEYDINHMANSNPVLDAEGNIYLFTFLAGNGTIFSISNKGTLNWKYELTDVNWSDPIISQEGIIYIGLNISKTLTAFNKEGNKLWQLPMTHEPSSETLNLRNDGTIYLCQGGILYSINSDGSINWKYKPSEGSVINTPAIDNEGNLYLNTTPYWLVALDSNGKELWKNEIAGATLKAPIVGSNGRLFQQSFMQEYPQYDSWIEAFSVKGEKLWTYEMKGFIISAALADDNLLYVLTNIYTYKRKGWKDKMDVKWEMHAIGREG from the coding sequence ATGAAAAAAGAAGTCACTCTGTTTAGTGCAAACGAGGGTCTGGGTGGTTTTGAACAAGGAAACTATGATTTGGAGGCAAAATATCCAATTAACACATGCTGGACTAGAAATTCACGATTTTGTATACCTGATACACCGTCTTTATTATGGAAGACTGGCTTGAACAATGGGTATTTGGGTGAAATGTGTGAGGGAGCATCATTTGTAATTAATAAAAACAATGAAGTTCTAGTTGTTGAAAATGATAATAATTTGGATGGTGATATTAGAACAGGAAGATTACTAAAGATAAGTTATAAAGGTGAAATAAAGGAAATATTTCATTATAAAAGAACTCTAAAATCACCCATTATTGGTAAGAATGGACTGATATACCTTTCCACAGATGGACATTCTGATTCTATAGGACATAAATTGTTCTGTTTAAATTCAGATGGTAATCTAATGTGGGAATATGATATTAACCATATGGCAAATTCAAATCCTGTTTTGGACGCTGAAGGAAATATATATTTATTCACTTTTTTGGCTGGTAATGGCACTATATTTAGTATTTCAAACAAAGGAACTTTAAATTGGAAATATGAGCTTACAGACGTTAATTGGAGTGATCCTATTATTTCACAAGAAGGGATTATTTATATAGGATTAAATATTAGTAAAACATTAACTGCTTTTAATAAAGAGGGCAATAAATTATGGCAATTACCAATGACACATGAACCATCATCTGAGACACTAAATTTAAGAAATGATGGGACAATCTATTTATGCCAAGGAGGTATTTTATATTCAATTAATTCTGACGGAAGCATTAACTGGAAATATAAACCTAGTGAAGGGAGCGTAATAAATACACCTGCAATAGATAATGAAGGAAATCTTTATCTTAATACGACACCTTATTGGCTAGTGGCATTAGATAGTAATGGAAAGGAATTATGGAAGAATGAGATAGCAGGTGCTACTCTAAAGGCGCCAATTGTAGGAAGCAATGGGAGACTTTTTCAGCAAAGCTTTATGCAAGAATATCCTCAATATGATTCATGGATTGAAGCATTTTCTGTGAAAGGTGAAAAGCTATGGACTTATGAAATGAAAGGATTTATTATATCAGCCGCTTTAGCAGACGATAATTTATTATATGTCCTTACAAACATATATACTTATAAAAGAAAAGGGTGGAAGGATAAAATGGATGTTAAGTGGGAGATGCATGCTATTGGTAGGGAAGGCTAG
- a CDS encoding DUF4367 domain-containing protein has product MSSQISVTELEKKTVEELREMLADENILPLDDVLNSDLILKITEVIIKKENKTDDQRETERIAFWARLLINHGDKLPIRLDDVVKRRNVTTTKQEYLGWNYSEVLHRVKFRRFAAVAAVILLLLMGNTISAYAFNFNILQTIAGFTDNVFHKTFVSMENEEITHLSVLPEKIESSTYESFQDALDVYGISEVKEPTWLPSNYQFVGVQVSDTSEYDIIASIYKNEEKSITVTVIKYSEIPSGQTRSFEKSEGTPFIFSYNGIDHYIFSNVDKTMVTWTIGMNECDVQGDVSFDEMKSILESMYMEDK; this is encoded by the coding sequence ATGTCTAGTCAGATATCTGTCACCGAACTTGAGAAGAAAACTGTTGAAGAACTTCGTGAAATGCTAGCTGATGAAAATATATTACCATTGGACGATGTTTTAAATAGCGATTTAATTCTTAAAATTACAGAGGTGATAATAAAAAAAGAAAACAAGACTGACGATCAACGTGAAACAGAACGAATTGCATTTTGGGCAAGGTTACTTATCAACCATGGAGATAAGTTGCCTATCCGACTTGATGATGTAGTGAAGAGAAGGAATGTAACGACTACTAAGCAAGAATATTTAGGGTGGAATTACAGTGAAGTTCTACATAGGGTTAAATTTAGACGATTTGCAGCTGTAGCCGCAGTTATTCTGTTGTTATTAATGGGTAATACTATTTCTGCATATGCATTCAATTTTAATATTCTACAGACAATAGCTGGTTTTACGGATAATGTATTTCATAAGACATTTGTTTCAATGGAGAATGAAGAGATTACCCACTTAAGTGTTCTGCCTGAGAAAATAGAGTCAAGTACTTATGAGTCATTTCAAGATGCATTGGATGTATATGGAATTAGTGAAGTAAAAGAGCCGACTTGGCTTCCAAGTAATTATCAGTTTGTGGGTGTACAAGTGAGTGACACTTCAGAATATGACATTATAGCATCAATTTATAAAAATGAAGAAAAATCAATAACGGTTACTGTCATAAAATATTCTGAAATACCCAGTGGGCAAACAAGGTCCTTTGAAAAGAGTGAGGGGACACCATTTATTTTCTCATACAATGGTATTGACCATTATATCTTTTCTAACGTTGATAAAACAATGGTCACTTGGACAATCGGAATGAATGAGTGTGATGTTCAAGGAGATGTTTCTTTTGATGAAATGAAATCGATTTTAGAATCAATGTATATGGAGGATAAATAA